In a genomic window of Cytobacillus sp. FSL H8-0458:
- a CDS encoding alpha/beta-type small acid-soluble spore protein, whose product MARSSNKLLVPGIEQYMDQVKYEIAQEFGVQLGSDTVSRANGSVGGEITKRLVQQAQAQMSGKNNQ is encoded by the coding sequence ATGGCAAGAAGCAGCAATAAGCTTTTAGTTCCTGGTATTGAACAATACATGGACCAGGTTAAATATGAAATTGCCCAGGAATTTGGTGTTCAATTAGGCTCTGATACAGTATCCCGGGCGAACGGATCTGTAGGCGGAGAGATTACTAAGCGGCTTGTCCAGCAAGCGCAAGCCCAAATGTCCGGCAAGAATAACCAATAA
- a CDS encoding DUF3905 domain-containing protein: protein MTNEKKLNKSIGIDETLPHQIEAPSFKDTGMKLQPPFKNSFGVTIGDSHYSSNSSPLENWSVETDPAVMAGDEWIHPTNDIGWNTTENKELLESKKPPQGYPFMHPTKDVSRGTD from the coding sequence ATGACAAATGAAAAGAAATTAAATAAAAGCATTGGCATTGACGAGACACTTCCGCATCAAATTGAAGCTCCGAGCTTTAAAGACACAGGCATGAAGCTTCAGCCTCCTTTCAAGAATTCTTTTGGCGTAACCATTGGGGACAGTCATTATTCCTCAAACAGTTCTCCGCTGGAAAACTGGAGTGTTGAAACAGATCCTGCAGTTATGGCTGGAGACGAATGGATTCATCCTACAAATGATATAGGCTGGAATACAACGGAAAACAAAGAACTCCTTGAAAGTAAAAAACCGCCTCAAGGCTACCCATTCATGCATCCGACTAAGGATGTCAGCCGCGGAACAGATTGA
- the glcD gene encoding glycolate oxidase subunit GlcD — protein MIDVQIKEKLVAIVGAENYDDSKAGRLVYSYDATPNFQSMPDAVISPRNAQEISKILKVCSSRGIPIVPRGSGTNLCAGTCPTEGGIVLLFKHMNKIIELDEENLTVTVQPGVITLDMINQVEARGLFYPPDPSSMKISTIGGNINENSGGLRGLKYGVTRDYVMGLEAVLANGDIIRTGGKLAKDVAGYDFTRLLVGSEGTLGIITEATLKLIPLPDAKKTMLALFQDLEQAAKSVSKIIADKIIPATLEFLDQPTLKAVEDFAQIGLPTDVKAVLLIEQDGPVDVVEKDMQKMAEICQKQGAVSVQLAKSEQEAEALRTARRAALSALARLKPTTILEDATVPRSEIANMVKAINEISQKYGLSICTFGHAGDGNLHPTCPADARDKNEMERVEKAFEEIFIKAIELGGTITGEHGVGVMKAPYLELKLGQAGIDAMKAVKNGLDPNNILNPGKIFAKDNRKRVVVTQ, from the coding sequence TTGATTGACGTTCAAATAAAAGAAAAGTTAGTTGCCATTGTTGGCGCAGAAAATTATGATGACTCAAAAGCTGGGCGCCTCGTCTATTCTTATGATGCAACTCCCAATTTCCAATCGATGCCCGATGCGGTGATCAGTCCGCGAAACGCTCAGGAAATTTCCAAAATCCTCAAAGTTTGCAGCAGCAGAGGAATTCCAATCGTACCCAGAGGATCAGGCACCAATTTATGTGCAGGAACCTGTCCCACAGAAGGGGGTATTGTTCTCCTGTTTAAGCATATGAATAAAATTATTGAACTCGATGAAGAAAATCTGACAGTTACAGTACAGCCGGGTGTTATCACACTTGATATGATTAATCAGGTTGAAGCAAGAGGGCTATTTTATCCCCCTGATCCAAGTTCAATGAAAATAAGCACAATCGGCGGAAACATCAATGAAAATTCAGGCGGACTGCGCGGATTGAAGTATGGCGTTACAAGGGACTATGTAATGGGGCTGGAAGCTGTACTTGCGAACGGAGACATTATCAGGACGGGCGGCAAGCTTGCAAAGGACGTGGCAGGATATGATTTTACCAGGCTGCTGGTTGGATCTGAAGGAACTTTAGGGATTATTACGGAAGCCACATTAAAGTTAATTCCGCTTCCTGATGCAAAAAAGACAATGCTTGCTCTCTTTCAGGATCTCGAACAAGCTGCGAAATCCGTCTCAAAGATCATCGCTGACAAAATCATTCCGGCCACGCTTGAATTTTTAGATCAGCCAACACTAAAAGCAGTAGAGGATTTCGCACAAATCGGTTTGCCGACTGATGTTAAAGCTGTACTTCTTATCGAACAGGATGGGCCGGTTGACGTTGTGGAAAAGGATATGCAAAAAATGGCTGAAATCTGTCAAAAGCAAGGAGCTGTATCAGTACAGCTTGCAAAATCTGAACAAGAAGCCGAAGCCTTAAGGACAGCAAGACGTGCCGCCTTATCGGCTCTTGCACGCCTAAAGCCGACAACCATTCTTGAAGATGCTACAGTGCCAAGATCTGAAATTGCCAATATGGTAAAAGCCATAAATGAAATTTCCCAAAAATACGGGCTCTCCATCTGTACTTTTGGCCATGCCGGTGATGGAAACCTTCATCCGACATGCCCTGCAGATGCCCGGGATAAAAATGAAATGGAACGGGTTGAAAAAGCGTTTGAAGAGATTTTTATCAAGGCGATAGAACTTGGGGGAACTATAACAGGAGAACATGGAGTAGGAGTCATGAAAGCTCCTTATCTTGAACTGAAACTGGGCCAGGCAGGGATTGATGCCATGAAGGCTGTAAAGAATGGCTTAGACCCCAATAATATTCTTAATCCCGGCAAAATTTTTGCCAAGGACAACAGAAAACGTGTGGTGGTTACACAATGA
- a CDS encoding (Fe-S)-binding protein, with translation MTTLKEQTIIQEEFEKRMDEDELLNCMRCGFCLPSCPTYIESGFKEAHSPRGRIALMKAVADGLIEPDEDVERSLDLCLGCRACEPVCPSGVKYGHLLEEARDIINQNKKHSLPVRAVRNLVFNGLFPHQNRMRTAAGLLGFYQRSGLQSAARKTGMLNWLPKNLIAMEKVLPQVPKLKEMKNRPSYLSADKPVKKAAFFTGCLMDTMFLETNNATIKLLQLAGCEIHIPQNQACCGALHGHSGEKQTAKDLAKRNIEAFEKLDADYIITNAGGCGAFLIDYGHLLKDDREWHERAVKFSEKLKDISQILYELEFHKKVHLELPGQVVTYQDSCHLRNVMKTSIAPRTLLNSIRGIEFREMKDADRCCGSAGIYNIVESEMSMQILDHKMIQAKSANAAVIVTSNPGCLLQMKLGIEREGLQHTIKAVHIADILLEAAFEK, from the coding sequence ATGACAACATTAAAAGAACAGACAATCATTCAGGAAGAATTTGAAAAGCGAATGGATGAAGATGAGCTCCTGAATTGCATGCGCTGTGGCTTTTGCCTCCCTTCATGCCCTACTTATATCGAGTCAGGCTTTAAAGAAGCGCACTCCCCAAGGGGAAGGATTGCATTAATGAAAGCTGTTGCTGACGGATTGATTGAACCGGATGAAGATGTTGAGAGATCTCTTGATCTTTGCCTGGGCTGCCGGGCATGCGAACCTGTATGTCCTTCAGGGGTAAAATATGGACACTTGCTGGAAGAAGCGAGGGATATTATTAACCAGAATAAGAAACACTCACTTCCGGTCAGAGCGGTTCGAAATCTGGTCTTTAATGGGCTTTTCCCCCATCAGAACAGAATGAGGACAGCTGCAGGGCTATTGGGCTTTTATCAGCGTTCAGGCCTGCAATCGGCCGCCAGAAAAACAGGGATGCTGAATTGGCTTCCAAAAAACCTCATTGCAATGGAAAAGGTACTTCCTCAAGTACCAAAATTAAAAGAAATGAAAAATAGGCCATCATATCTTTCAGCAGATAAGCCAGTAAAGAAAGCAGCTTTTTTTACCGGGTGCTTAATGGACACGATGTTTCTTGAAACCAATAATGCAACAATAAAGCTTCTCCAGCTTGCCGGATGTGAAATTCATATTCCTCAAAATCAAGCTTGCTGCGGTGCTCTTCACGGTCATAGCGGAGAAAAGCAGACAGCTAAAGATCTGGCAAAGCGAAACATAGAAGCTTTTGAGAAACTGGACGCAGACTATATCATCACAAATGCAGGAGGGTGCGGGGCATTTCTTATTGACTATGGCCACCTTCTTAAAGATGACCGGGAATGGCATGAAAGAGCTGTAAAGTTTTCGGAAAAACTCAAAGATATCAGCCAAATTCTATATGAACTTGAATTTCATAAAAAAGTTCACCTTGAGCTTCCGGGGCAGGTTGTAACCTATCAGGATTCCTGCCATTTGCGCAATGTCATGAAAACCTCAATAGCACCTCGTACCCTTCTGAATTCAATCAGGGGCATTGAATTCAGGGAAATGAAAGATGCAGACAGATGCTGCGGTTCTGCCGGTATTTATAATATTGTTGAATCTGAAATGTCTATGCAAATACTTGATCATAAAATGATTCAGGCCAAGTCAGCAAATGCTGCAGTGATCGTGACCTCTAATCCAGGCTGTCTTCTGCAGATGAAGCTGGGGATCGAACGGGAAGGTTTGCAGCATACGATTAAAGCAGTTCACATCGCAGACATCCTACTAGAGGCTGCCTTTGAAAAATAA
- the sigI gene encoding RNA polymerase sigma factor SigI codes for MLSLLFMAKKRKKSLEETVELIQQGDTALNNELIESYKPFIAKTVSSVCKRYIHESDDEFSIGLIAFNEAIQKYSPDKGSSLISFSEVLIKRRVIDYIRKQSKFQNLSFNGVSNPEDDDTTGSAIEDELSIEEFRKKTDEELRKEEIIQFTQILQEFGLTFSDLIEQSPKHADARKNAMTVAKILVENEELKSILFDKKKLPIKQLEGYVSLSRKTIERNRKYIIAISLILTGDYVFLKDYIKGVLET; via the coding sequence TTGCTAAGCTTATTGTTTATGGCGAAGAAGCGGAAGAAATCGCTCGAAGAAACGGTAGAGTTAATACAGCAGGGAGATACAGCATTAAATAATGAGCTAATAGAGTCATATAAGCCGTTCATTGCTAAAACAGTATCATCAGTCTGCAAGAGATATATTCATGAATCTGATGATGAATTTAGCATTGGCCTCATAGCCTTTAATGAAGCTATTCAAAAGTACAGTCCTGATAAGGGAAGTTCATTGATCAGTTTTTCGGAAGTGCTTATTAAAAGGCGGGTAATTGATTATATCCGCAAGCAATCTAAATTTCAAAATCTCAGTTTTAATGGAGTCTCTAATCCGGAAGATGATGATACGACCGGTTCGGCAATAGAAGACGAATTGTCCATTGAAGAATTCAGGAAAAAAACGGATGAAGAGCTGAGAAAAGAAGAAATTATCCAGTTTACGCAAATCCTTCAGGAATTCGGCCTTACCTTCAGCGATCTGATCGAACAGTCCCCAAAACATGCGGATGCACGAAAAAATGCGATGACTGTAGCTAAGATTCTGGTTGAAAATGAAGAACTCAAAAGTATTCTCTTTGATAAAAAAAAGCTGCCGATAAAGCAGCTGGAGGGTTATGTATCTTTAAGCAGAAAAACAATAGAGAGAAATAGAAAATATATAATTGCCATATCACTGATATTAACTGGCGATTATGTCTTTTTAAAGGATTATATCAAAGGGGTGTTGGAAACGTGA
- a CDS encoding anti-sigma factor domain-containing protein, whose product MKTGIIMEINERFLTLLTPEGEFLRARKQDRAYAIGQEIAFFPIELKNGNLSRPLSIFRLSRGKGLVAAAFAMMLAIVSFLPFLQNDQVYAYMSIDVNPSIELGVNQEYQVVELIPYNEEGKLIIQNIKNWKKNSIHEVADKILFQIKKQGYFKENNEVVIAAVYTEQNKETDERIQKELADLKQAAQKEQLEVTLLEATEEEREAAIEKGLSAGVYKESKLKADDDRKENSEPVNPDKQSNKETQSPQKPAENTQSQLKKQGYKGVNKEKPAVPGQLKKSENQQNNSGKNNGNNHEKKHDHKEKKDQGNKVKVQKHPNHPSEKKNNKGNENTNNPERTSKENDNEKNRGWKGHEKNQKNSDNPNKGSGNNQGKHDDRGKR is encoded by the coding sequence GTGAAAACAGGTATAATCATGGAAATAAACGAACGTTTTTTAACACTATTAACCCCGGAAGGAGAATTTCTCCGTGCCCGAAAACAAGATCGGGCATACGCGATAGGCCAGGAAATTGCATTCTTCCCAATAGAACTGAAAAACGGAAACTTGTCTCGTCCCCTATCTATTTTTAGATTGTCCAGAGGAAAAGGATTAGTGGCAGCGGCATTTGCGATGATGCTCGCAATCGTGTCTTTTTTGCCGTTTTTGCAAAACGACCAAGTGTACGCTTATATGTCAATAGACGTCAATCCTAGTATTGAATTAGGGGTCAATCAGGAATATCAGGTAGTAGAACTCATTCCTTATAATGAAGAGGGAAAACTTATTATCCAGAACATCAAGAATTGGAAAAAGAACAGCATTCATGAAGTGGCTGACAAAATTCTCTTTCAGATAAAGAAGCAGGGCTATTTTAAGGAAAATAACGAGGTAGTCATTGCAGCCGTTTATACAGAACAGAATAAAGAAACGGATGAGCGCATTCAGAAAGAGTTAGCAGATTTAAAACAAGCGGCACAAAAAGAGCAGCTTGAGGTAACTTTACTGGAAGCAACTGAAGAGGAAAGAGAAGCTGCTATTGAAAAAGGGCTGTCAGCAGGGGTATATAAAGAAAGTAAATTAAAGGCTGACGATGACAGGAAGGAAAATTCTGAACCTGTAAATCCGGATAAACAGTCAAATAAAGAAACACAATCACCGCAAAAGCCTGCAGAAAATACCCAAAGCCAATTAAAAAAGCAGGGGTATAAAGGAGTTAATAAAGAAAAACCTGCTGTTCCGGGACAATTAAAGAAATCTGAGAACCAGCAGAATAACAGCGGGAAAAACAATGGAAATAATCATGAAAAAAAACACGATCATAAAGAAAAGAAAGATCAGGGAAATAAGGTAAAAGTCCAAAAACATCCGAATCATCCAAGCGAAAAAAAAAATAACAAGGGTAATGAAAACACAAATAACCCCGAGAGAACTTCCAAAGAAAACGATAATGAGAAAAACAGAGGCTGGAAAGGTCATGAGAAAAACCAGAAGAATAGTGACAATCCCAATAAAGGCAGCGGAAACAATCAAGGGAAGCATGATGATAGAGGAAAACGATAA
- a CDS encoding DUF5667 domain-containing protein: protein MKFLSSKEVNKMAKSTLALVIAGAFTFSGTAAFASEKSEEANFERVELKNDQSAEAIAETNKDEAESIDDAKEKLDEIEPETPSLLPGSFFYFAKLALEKVKLALTFDDVKEAKLLAGYAAERMAEAEALFAEGKEEEALAAIEKALEQMESAENIVEEADEDSEQSKSDDENSSNLISEDESAEDEASEVDVQAEDDVDDELNSDNDTVNKETEEEVKEILAQNIIALKANLAKFSERFDENHPAILAMQKNIAKFSEKWSDQLIGMEKEYTVNDQDGQAEEEPEPLKSEEASSEMESADDSAKEIDESASEEEAVTPAVPVKVSKESKDAAKAEKNNAHEEAKALEANKRAEAKAAREEARKVAKEAREAAGKAAKEQQAKKVQEKQTEAKSHASKGKERAEQAKGQGKENKGN, encoded by the coding sequence TTGAAATTCTTATCCAGCAAAGAAGTGAATAAAATGGCAAAGAGCACACTTGCATTAGTAATTGCAGGAGCATTCACATTCTCAGGAACAGCAGCCTTTGCAAGTGAAAAAAGCGAAGAAGCAAATTTTGAAAGAGTTGAATTAAAAAATGACCAATCAGCCGAAGCAATAGCTGAAACAAACAAAGATGAAGCAGAATCCATTGACGATGCTAAAGAAAAGCTTGATGAGATTGAACCAGAAACACCATCTTTATTGCCTGGAAGCTTTTTCTACTTTGCGAAGCTGGCTTTGGAAAAAGTGAAGCTTGCTCTAACTTTTGATGATGTTAAAGAGGCAAAATTGCTTGCCGGTTATGCTGCAGAGCGTATGGCTGAAGCAGAAGCACTTTTTGCTGAAGGAAAGGAAGAAGAAGCATTAGCAGCAATAGAAAAAGCATTAGAACAGATGGAAAGTGCTGAAAACATTGTTGAAGAAGCTGATGAAGATTCTGAACAGTCTAAATCAGATGATGAGAACAGCAGTAATCTAATTAGCGAAGACGAATCAGCTGAGGATGAGGCATCTGAAGTGGATGTTCAGGCTGAGGATGATGTCGATGATGAGCTTAATTCTGATAATGACACAGTGAACAAGGAAACGGAAGAAGAAGTAAAAGAAATCCTTGCACAAAATATCATTGCCCTAAAGGCAAATCTGGCTAAGTTTTCAGAAAGGTTCGATGAAAATCATCCTGCTATTTTAGCAATGCAAAAGAATATTGCTAAGTTCTCTGAAAAATGGTCTGACCAATTGATCGGCATGGAAAAAGAATATACGGTAAATGACCAGGATGGGCAAGCTGAAGAAGAGCCTGAACCACTTAAATCTGAAGAAGCTTCTTCAGAAATGGAATCAGCAGACGATTCAGCAAAAGAAATTGATGAATCAGCTTCTGAAGAAGAAGCTGTGACACCTGCAGTTCCCGTGAAGGTGTCTAAAGAATCAAAAGATGCAGCCAAGGCTGAAAAGAATAATGCACATGAAGAAGCGAAAGCTTTAGAAGCCAATAAGAGAGCGGAAGCAAAGGCTGCACGTGAAGAAGCTAGAAAAGTAGCAAAAGAAGCACGCGAAGCAGCTGGAAAAGCAGCAAAAGAACAGCAGGCAAAGAAAGTTCAAGAAAAGCAGACTGAGGCAAAAAGCCATGCCAGTAAGGGAAAAGAGAGAGCTGAACAGGCAAAAGGCCAAGGGAAAGAGAATAAAGGCAACTAA
- a CDS encoding CdaR family transcriptional regulator produces the protein MLLPDLAEKIIAEVRQFLQEDIIVANTSGVIIASTDARRIGNFHEGALLTIKHKEKLIISRNDQSRLQGVKAGINLPIFFKGETVGVIGITGNPDEISPFAEIIRKLTELFISESYFAEQLDWQARAMEGFMFDWLQTKEWDPAFKERAHLLKINLSVDRQASIAEFRQTSQLLHRDLWNRILSWKEAGPNDILIRWGNDRIVLLAGVSSAEKDRSIREKITRFHRFLENLLAAKVSIGTGKPLPPFSLSESFMQAERALKIAKDRGTIIFDQDLTIEMIFDDLSPETKKDFIERTIGTFMYEEDLMVTLKELFRQNHSLKNTAEALHIHINTLHYRLKKISELSGLYPSNLNDLMKLFIAVKLLDEGTKNN, from the coding sequence ATGCTGCTGCCTGATCTGGCTGAAAAAATCATAGCTGAAGTTCGTCAGTTTCTTCAGGAAGATATCATAGTTGCCAATACCAGCGGAGTGATCATTGCAAGCACAGACGCCCGCAGAATAGGCAATTTTCATGAAGGAGCATTGCTTACTATAAAACATAAAGAAAAGCTGATTATTTCCAGGAATGATCAATCACGCCTTCAAGGTGTAAAAGCGGGCATTAACCTGCCGATCTTTTTTAAAGGGGAAACAGTTGGCGTAATTGGCATCACCGGAAATCCCGATGAAATTTCCCCATTCGCAGAAATCATCCGCAAACTGACAGAGTTGTTTATCAGTGAAAGTTACTTTGCAGAACAGCTTGACTGGCAGGCCCGTGCAATGGAAGGTTTTATGTTTGACTGGCTCCAGACTAAAGAGTGGGATCCCGCTTTCAAAGAACGTGCTCACCTGCTGAAAATAAATCTCTCAGTGGATAGACAGGCATCTATCGCTGAATTCAGGCAAACAAGCCAATTGCTGCATCGTGATCTTTGGAATAGAATTTTATCCTGGAAAGAAGCAGGTCCTAATGATATTCTGATTCGCTGGGGCAATGATCGAATTGTCCTTTTAGCCGGGGTTTCTTCAGCAGAAAAAGATCGCAGCATAAGAGAAAAGATCACACGCTTCCATCGTTTTCTGGAAAACCTGCTCGCTGCCAAAGTAAGTATCGGCACCGGAAAACCATTGCCCCCCTTTAGTTTGTCCGAATCATTTATGCAGGCAGAACGAGCTTTAAAAATCGCAAAAGACCGGGGCACCATCATATTTGATCAGGATTTAACCATTGAAATGATATTTGATGACCTTTCTCCGGAAACGAAGAAGGACTTTATAGAAAGAACCATCGGCACATTTATGTATGAAGAGGATCTTATGGTTACCCTTAAGGAGCTATTCAGGCAAAATCACTCTTTGAAAAATACTGCTGAGGCCCTGCATATACATATTAACACCCTTCATTACAGGCTCAAGAAAATATCAGAGCTTTCAGGACTGTACCCGTCAAATTTGAATGATTTAATGAAATTATTCATAGCTGTAAAACTATTAGATGAAGGTACAAAAAATAATTAA
- a CDS encoding TrkH family potassium uptake protein translates to MWKDVRSWLDKLTPAQVISGYYLLAVSVSVLLLRIPAVHKPGVEVAFIDTVFTAVSAVSVTGLSVVDISQTYSVFGYFVIMFILQFGGIGIMALGTFFWLLLGRRIGLRGRRLIMVDHNQYALSGLVNLVKEIIKIILVIETLGALILGFHFLKYYPAWDDAFLHALFASVSATTNGGMDITGASLKPYAGDYFVQLINIILITLGAIGFPVLIELKQFLFRNKWDQELSFRFSLFSKLTTVTYAALLVFGTVILLIMEFNQYFKGMNWHESFFYAFFQSATTRSGGLSTMDVNEFTMPTLVIMSILMFIGASPSSVGGGIRTTTFAVNILFIYHFAKGNRDIKIFKREIHEDDILKSLAITLLAIGMCFLSVVILSITEKQMELIEIIFEVCSAFGTTGLSLGITPELSMIGKCIIMALMFIGRIGLTSFLFIIGGKEKQPNYHYPKERVIIG, encoded by the coding sequence ATGTGGAAAGACGTAAGAAGCTGGCTGGATAAACTAACACCTGCCCAAGTAATATCAGGATATTATTTATTGGCAGTATCTGTATCGGTACTTTTATTAAGAATACCGGCTGTACATAAACCGGGAGTGGAGGTTGCATTTATTGATACGGTTTTCACTGCTGTCAGTGCAGTCAGTGTGACTGGTCTCTCTGTGGTTGATATATCACAAACATACAGTGTTTTTGGTTATTTTGTCATCATGTTCATCCTGCAGTTTGGCGGAATAGGGATCATGGCGCTGGGCACATTTTTTTGGCTCCTGCTGGGCCGCAGGATTGGATTAAGAGGGCGCCGCCTCATAATGGTCGATCATAATCAATATGCCTTGTCAGGATTAGTCAATTTAGTGAAAGAAATCATTAAAATTATATTGGTGATTGAAACGCTGGGTGCCCTCATATTGGGTTTTCATTTTCTTAAATATTATCCGGCATGGGATGATGCATTCCTGCATGCTCTGTTCGCATCTGTCAGTGCAACAACCAACGGAGGCATGGATATAACAGGAGCCTCTCTTAAACCTTATGCCGGCGATTATTTCGTGCAGCTGATCAATATTATTCTAATTACGTTAGGGGCTATTGGTTTTCCTGTTCTTATTGAATTAAAGCAATTTTTATTTCGGAATAAATGGGATCAGGAGCTTTCTTTTCGATTCTCCTTATTTTCAAAATTGACCACTGTTACGTATGCAGCTCTTCTTGTGTTTGGAACGGTTATTTTGCTCATCATGGAATTTAATCAATATTTTAAAGGCATGAACTGGCATGAAAGTTTCTTTTATGCATTCTTCCAATCCGCTACCACTCGGAGCGGCGGTCTTTCAACCATGGATGTTAACGAGTTTACAATGCCTACACTCGTCATAATGAGTATTTTAATGTTTATCGGGGCGTCACCGAGTTCTGTCGGCGGGGGCATCAGGACGACTACCTTTGCTGTGAATATACTTTTTATCTATCACTTTGCCAAAGGAAACCGGGATATAAAAATATTTAAAAGAGAAATTCATGAAGATGATATACTGAAGTCCCTTGCCATCACATTGCTTGCTATTGGAATGTGTTTTCTCTCTGTAGTTATTTTAAGCATTACTGAAAAGCAGATGGAGCTTATTGAAATTATTTTCGAGGTCTGTTCAGCTTTTGGTACTACGGGCCTTTCGTTGGGAATCACACCTGAATTATCAATGATTGGAAAATGCATCATAATGGCCTTAATGTTTATTGGAAGAATTGGATTAACCTCTTTCTTATTTATTATAGGCGGAAAAGAAAAACAGCCGAATTACCATTATCCTAAAGAGCGCGTTATTATTGGCTAA